A portion of the Osmia lignaria lignaria isolate PbOS001 chromosome 15, iyOsmLign1, whole genome shotgun sequence genome contains these proteins:
- the LOC117608219 gene encoding uncharacterized protein LOC117608219 isoform X4 codes for MSSHIQKSCVVRTQGLEATLSDSKKKYGDKVNALLSAWEHVTNFIPGATPEATQSLIEWAHKHTLKLVLRGEWPKLSPATKTHLSVTLQRCASHLVQHPAAPRCTALIALVHNPWTHPALDSILNGQPDSEHEEEFCCSEKGELLTMRLKILCEDRCEDIAVNLAAACVRSLRRSDRLRSLSDSHHVHYMIDVYIVLLYKLKRTQDIFAQLKLMDLSDGLELVQRLSGERPTKYGTARVWRNSIKAAELVAQYLVTAGMVRPVPETGANILEQILNSWALLHSKLKDVAPTLPGMIRKLIEPAESAQHIYIFCAVLAKHFGDSIKPLVIELYIRALTTDMNELESQKTKSDTEKVRETAKRLSTQFLKLADVVGSNIGIARECVLTAFSLHPTRACYDRIKEIAVACGKTKEDGASNGSDAVSEKLKHVLENNHSTAGFKKPDSNISEKNEGIKATNVESPSSLCGSSLLAVTSLNNSSPVVSKKNIDFQNGQVSKSFERTDQLLKSLLTTSKKADSTISGNDRCPLHPKRDPLSNETLGELCFNCGEFTGNDISKSKAPESNETTSKNVERTLDALILIKGDAVTGSANYDEKSVPNQVLDAEKLGLSPQLCDDLAVVLSSPRYHMLSWVLDWKELNSLCERYLENAEEMRNTNKELKYLNIDYSQFKDWPSEDDTKDIFFGIEKGYEQWVDLPSDNSEQFGSFQPASSYKRATARRSLDDTTTDSDSGSILRIRRSGKQRKIHRLESSESEYDSIERKPKHFRNRVSSVSDSDSNTQDSQADSLGSGGYRLEVKKKPSKLSNKETSKKRSKASKLTAESVSHFHMLINENVRHGNTNEDASGSDVSSNDIITLFSADMDENKRETIKGSAYTAAAPLIITERRSDPAVLKSLRMFRPQNSKKPTRISQILQKNLLNKSKDNNNLENNANSVAKFAPMLSTLNLNPKIVLTRADEVDRKLIRAKKQQRLSSGDITSELMNIQKNMPFSPNKNAISTYQKQKGNGGTITGKTDLSSTDRRDLNSKSNLGKRKFDILAKAVRDSDILAKNVPGLNSLDMMVPPRMRPTVNVVQLSRNIPQSPNSGSVNSGNTPPRPNRTPSVAGNIQLPGTPSSGGHDSGVGMSPAGQTPPSRSSTLPDVGEEANQPPDSSPTSSTTTNVSNQLEPDSSPRTVPIRRNQPNQSPKKSPSPCSAVTTTTTTSTGISSTAINSEQLQIVCKPDGTYQLASVNPNIVSNQRNILNLQNVDDGNIGTFSRQTQRTTENTNANRTTYDRLTSSSTKVSPQTGQNTGLPKFQQAFGKTIYTLSTDTSTSGASETLVQSVSPQKTSNLSKAVQTSVPNSQQTNPSPGINVQSIANIPNTLQLSTSRQILNIVQNSGNNTNVATSPNANQTLTQLVQSVQNASPGVIYTHKIPVTISTTNPSQLNIIPTISHANSIPTGRTPVVKLNIIRAPLRQQNITGAIQAVLTTPRLQQQQQQQQQPPPPQQQQQQQQQQQQQPSVRTDSLLGSPIEVPNQVSSTTLEQLREFESVLEQVKERSTIQPQSHQMISTAATTTVQTQTTTQQTQASKQQQVSVSALAQQLLMPTQQTTGNDFASNGNTVNFQQDVFSQKVSLAYANQNTGATAAVAAAAAAAAAAAPKTPNSTPVVVVTSYCQPAASPALSVTSQSSSSPCVTPAPAPISGKTPPTPPSSKTVKKSAPKTVKTSATNTSKASPIPKPQQKPQEDEQTAQRIYAILDEYAEQLRNSPDLNNKPAPRRRSNPPTNPSQSSKRKKSNANKTKPVGQQNSELSPSTDDLGRTMGSEDSSSGVVHVQDSPAGFSAPEEPTNSVGNVTDASAEVRNLTNDSNDGVELNVKRRNLIFAEPGSGQPRAVIVQEAVQTSSVSVSEALASVTGKMGSTAVLVPGTNYILPMNLMKGGQQFTIVSSGSKLLATVPATVRTTGNTGVSNTLVLQSFLNQAGKIISQPAQVKQVKIPTLQTLSGNQTLATTQNVQNASVVIPQPGNGGQFAGDTTVEKNNIIGDLTMAKSDPVSGTVSVESTTNAIVVNKSNSTIGLIQRNLNEPAENQQICGVITSNPNLALQGTRLFNSSIHKLSTPTLKSDNVVCLAPAATITHTAEKKSPQESQCHNEKPVSIQTGATIALAFTTQSDVSMLNDPQQQHQQQQQQKDTKEVSTELIPGAKIISPKTVKRKIDDTMDSMSTITVASKQSTGGIDNATQFLVTGGPSSSDSQESPVQQSTEGIDVSCKVGNGLLYGNARLQEAWEPEGKVSPDTPWRYVPTSTNSLNIEPLNSRYSDNSDNVQSVLQIINKGQGIEMASGQIYQTNTKKYFMNHTLEPFQQYSNKSNAMKTQLNPRLDRELLQQKMERKAAAIEREMRLQKSLSEECEDLGVDEPSTSDLFPEADLLFDTNHSPSFDHSSQDASCSQPLGMKSYGSSYFRSLDSSSGSRDASPVADFKANERKKNSNQRTRNSKDCSSKRSKRDKAEELHLENPAKHMRLTLDNLSQDEASNSTSDISRLSPTNLGSLESDSLKDNSRVKMISRNGSKEGSPSSVSSIPSNMKLDIDLDSESLPPSINVNNASAASSGDESLTLLSGTTADVTIPSPLSPIAGPMLSTHKYTYTNKKRIASKVTRMDYLAWESPMSERTRSSSDEEDSSVSESIGSQPEENALSNGLEDSVQSLKSLSSERRCSSYFKKKDKLQVNARVVLNRTDHKASNLSKRIKANETIQDSVMVSSDKASEPSDDETGNIALVEPDCRARRSSLRGHVKKGCACCNGSPERPKKKSVKADHSRLKKRLSSKQAGKKR; via the exons ATGTCTTCACACATCCAAAAGTCGTGCGTGGTGAGGACACAG GGGCTTGAAGCGACATTGAGTGACAGCAAAAAGAAGTACGGCGACAAGGTGAATGCACTTCTGTCCGCCTGGGAGCATGTCACCAATTTCATTCCTGGGGCAACGCCAGAGGCCACCCAGTCTCTCATAGAATGGGCTCACAA ACACACGTTGAAACTGGTACTGCGCGGGGAGTGGCCAAAGTTGTCACCCGCGACGAAGACGCACCTCAGTGTAACGTTACAGAGGTGCGCCTCTCACCTGGTGCAACACCCCGCTGCACCCAGGTGTACTGCCCTGATAGCTCTGGTGCACAATCCATGGACTCATCCCGCTCTCGACAGCATACTTAACGGCCAACCGGATTCCGAACATGAAGAGG AATTCTGTTGTTCGGAGAAAGGTGAACTGCTGACAATGAGGCTGAAAATACTTTGCGAGGACCGCTGCGAGGATATAGCGGTAAACCTCGCCGCTGCCTGCGTACGTTCTCTCCGAAGGAGCGATCGGTTGCGTTCGCTCTCGGATTCTCATCACGTTCATTACATGATCGACGTCTATATTGTCCTCTTGTATAAATTGAAACGCACGCAAGATATATTCGCTCAA TTAAAATTAATGGATCTCAGCGACGGATTGGAGCTGGTCCAAAGACTCAGTGGTGAAAGACCGACAAAGTATGGGACTGCACGGGTTTGGAGAAATTCGATAAAAGCTGCTGAATTGGTTGCACAATATCTCGTTACGGCTGGTATGGTACGACCTGTGCCAGAAACGGGCGCGAATATTTTGGAACAAATTCTAAACTCTTGGGCATTGTTGCATTCAAAGTTGAAAGATGTTGCGCCCACGTTGCCGGGAATGATAAGAAAATTGATCGAACCTGCCGAAAGTGCTCAGcacatttatatattttgtgCAGTACTTGCAAAACAC TTTGGCGACAGTATAAAGCCTCTGGTGATCGAACTGTACATCAGGGCGTTAACAACGGATATGAACGAGTTGGAGAGCCAGAAGACAAAATCCGACACGGAGAAGGTTCGCGAAACCGCGAAGCGTTTGAGCACACAGTTTCTTAAACTAGCCGACGTGGTTGGTAGTAACATCGGTATAGCTCGTGAATGCGTTCTCACGGCATTCTCGTTGCATCCTACGAGAGCTTGTTACGACAGGATCAAGGAAATCGCTGTAGCCTGTGGAAAGACGAAAGAAGACGGGGCTTCGAACGGAAGCGACGCTGTGAGCGAAAAATTGAAACACGTGTTGGAGAACAATCATTCTACCGCGGGGTTTAAAAAACCGGACAGCAATATCAGTGAAAAGAACGAAGGAATCAAAGCCACAAACGTTGAATCACCTTCCTCTTTGTGTGGCTCCTCGTTACTCGCAGTTACGTCGTTGAACAATTCATCGCCAGTTGTGTCCAAGAAAAACATTGATTTTCAAAATGGACAAGTGAGTAAGAGTTTTGAGCGAACGGATCAATTGCTGAAAAGTCTTTTAACCACCTCGAAAAAAGCAGATTCCACGATTTCGGGTAACGACAGATGTCCTCTGCATCCAAAGAGAGACCCACTGTCCAACGAAACGTTGGGCGAGCTTTGTTTCAATTGCGGCGAATTTACCGGCAACGATATATCGAAAAGTAAAGCACCGGAATCGAACGAAACGACGTCTAAAAACGTGGAGAGAACACTGGACGCTTTGATTCTGATCAAAGGGGACGCTGTCACGGGTTCTGCGAACTACGACGAGAAGTCGGTGCCTAATCAAGTTCTCGACGCGGAGAAACTCGGTCTCTCTCCACAGCTTTGCGACGATTTGGCCGTTGTTTTAAGCAGTCCTCGTTATCATATGCTTAGCTGGGTTCTAGATTGGAAAGAATTGAACAGTCTATGCGAAAGATATTTGGAGAATGCAGAAGAGATGAGGAATACCAATAAAGAGTTGAAATATCTGAACATTGATTATTCGCAGTTTAAGGATTGGCCTTCCGAAGACGACACTAAGGATATCTTCTTTGGGATTGAAAAAGGGTACGAACAATGGGTTGATTTACCTTCGGATAATTCGGAGCAGTTCGGTAGCTTTCAGCCTGCGAGTAGTTACAAAAGGGCTACCGCCAGAAGAAGTCTCGACGATACCACCACTGATTCGGATAGCGGTAGTATCCTGCGTATCAGAAGGTCGGGGAAACAGAGGAAGATTCATAGATTAGAGTCTTCTGAAAGCGAGTACGACAGCATAGAACGTAAACCGAAACATTTTAGGAACAGAGTCAGCTCGGTTTCGGATAGCGATAGCAACACGCAGGATAGTCAAGCGGACAGTCTCGGCAGCGGTGGTTATCGGTTGGAAGTGAAGAAGAAGCCGAGCAAATTGTCCAATAAGGAGACGAGCAAAAAACGTTCGAAGGCTTCGAAATTGACTGCCGAGTCGGTGTCGCATTTTCATATGCTCATTAATGAAAACGTTAGACACGGGAACACGAACGAAGACGCGAGCGGTTCTGATGTAAGCAGCAACGATATTATTACTTTGTTCTCAGCCGATATGGACGAGAATAAACGAGAGACGATAAAAGGTTCGGCTTACACGGCAGCTGCTCCTCTGATAATCACAGAGAGAAGAAGCGATCCGGCTGTACTTAAATCCTTGAGAATGTTCAGGCCACAAAACTCGAAGAAACCCACCAGGATCTCTCAGATATTACAAAAGAATCTTTTGAACAAGAGTAAGGACAATAATAACTTAGAAAATAATGCAAACAGCGTGGCAAAGTTTGCACCGATGCTCAGCACTTTGAACTTGAATCCAAAGATCGTACTGACTAGAGCGGACGAAGTCGACAGGAAGTTGATTCGAGCGAAGAAGCAGCAACGATTGAGTAGCGGTGATATTACCAGCGAGCTGATGAACATTCAGAAAAATATGCCATTCTCTCCGAACAAGAACGCGATATCAACGTATCagaagcaaaaaggaaacgGAGGTACCATCACTGGCAAGACGGATCTATCTTCCACCGATAGGCGAGACTTGAATTCTAAATCGAATTTAGGGAAACGAAAATTTGACATTCTCGCGAAAGCTGTTAGAGATTCGGATATATTAGCGAAGAATGTGCCAGGCTTAAATTCGTTGGACATGATGGTACCGCCAAGGATGCGCCCTACCGTAAACGTTGTCCAGCTCTCTAGAAACATTCCACAAAGTCCGAATTCGGGCTCCGTTAACAGCGGGAACACGCCTCCAAGGCCAAATAGAACTCCTAGCGTTGCTGGAAATATTCAGTTACCCGGCACACCCTCTTCCGGTGGGCATGACAGCGGCGTTGGCATGAGCCCGGCCGGTCAGACCCCTCCTTCCAGATCATCGACTCTTCCAGACGTCGGCGAAGAGGCGAATCAACCACCGGATAGCTCGCCAACTTCCTCGACCACCACTAACGTTTCTAATCAGCTCGAACCGGACTCGAGTCCCAGAACGGTACCGATTCGTCGAAATCAGCCGAACCAGTCGCCTAAAAAATCTCCTTCCCCTTGCTCCGCCGTCACAACCACCACAACTACAAGCACCGGAATCTCTTCGACGGCCATCAACTCGGAACAATTGCAAATCGTTTGCAAACCGGACGGTACTTACCAGTTGGCCTCTGTAAATCCAAACATCGTATCCAATCAGAGGAATATTCTTAATTTGCAAAATGTCGATGATGGGAATATCGGTACGTTTTCTCGACAAACGCAAAGAACAACGGAAAACACGAACGCGAACAGAACCACGTACGACAGGTTGACTTCCTCGTCCACTAAAGTCAGTCCGCAAACTGGTCAGAACACCGGCCTACCAAAGTTTCAGCAAGCTTTTGGTAAAACTATATACACCCTTTCAACGGATACTTCAACGAGCGGCGCATCAGAAACGCTAGTTCAATCAGTGTCGCCGCAGAAAACGTCAAACTTGTCCAAGGCGGTACAAACGTCCGTGCCTAATTCGCAACAAACAAACCCATCTCCGGGAATTAACGTACAATCCATCGCAAACATTCCGAATACGTTGCAATTATCCACTAGCAGACAAATATTGAATATCGTTCAGAATTCTGGAAACAACACGAACGTGGCAACCAGTCCGAACGCTAATCAAACGTTGACGCAGCTGGTGCAAAGCGTTCAGAATGCTTCACCTGGTGTGATTTACACGCACAAAATCCCTGTTACGATATCCACCACGAATCCAAGTCAATTGAACATCATACCAACCATTTCGCATGCGAATTCCATACCAACTGGAAGAACGCCGGTAGTCAAATTGAACATCATTCGTGCTCCTTTGAGACAGCAGAACATTACTGGGGCTATTCAGGCGGTTTTAACTACTCCCAGAttacagcagcagcagcagcaacaacaacaaccaccaccaccacaacagcaacaacaacagcagcagcagcagcaacaacaaccatCCGTTAGAACAGACAGTTTACTCGGTTCCCCTATTGAAGTGCCCAATCAAGTTAGCTCGACCACTTTGGAACAGTTAAGGGAATTTGAAAGCGTTCTGGAACAAGTGAAAGAAAGAAGCACCATTCAGCCACAGTCCCATCAAATGATATCCACAGCGGCTACGACTACCGTGCAAACGCAAACCACCACTCAGCAAACCCAAGCCAGCAAGCAACAACAGGTTTCCGTGAGCGCATTAGCTCAACAACTTCTAATGCCTACACAGCAAACCACTGGCAATGATTTTGCGAGTAACGGGAACACAGTGAACTTCCAACAGGATGTATTCTCTCAAAAAGTTTCGTTGGCTTACGCGAATCAGAACACAGGAGCCACAGCCGCCGTTGCCGCtgccgctgctgctgctgctgctgctgctcctAAAACTCCAAATTCAACGCCTGTCGTCGTGGTGACGAGTTATTGTCAGCCTGCGGCTTCACCCGCTCTGAGCGTCACCTCGCAAAGCTCTTCCAGCCCCTGTGTTACCCCAGCACCAGCGCCTATATCTGGCAAAACACCGCCCACTCCACCGTCCTCGAAGACGGTGAAAAAGTCGGCGCCGAAAACCGTGAAGACTAGCGCGACCAACACGTCAAAGGCCTCACCGattccgaaaccgcaacaaaAGCCCCAAGAGGACGAGCAAACTGCTCAAAGAATCTACGCTATCTTGGACGAGTACGCGGAACAGCTTCGAAATTCACCAGATCTTAACAACAAACCCGCTCCAAGGAGAAGATCCAATCCACCGACGAATCCTAGTCAATcatcgaaaaggaaaaagtcAAATGCCAACAAAACGAAACCTGTTGGACAGCAAAATTCGGAACTTAGTCCGAGTACGGATGATCTTGGGAGGACTATGGGTAGCGAAGACTCGTCCAGTGGCGTGGTACACGTGCAAGATAGTCCAGCAGGCTTTTCGGCTCCGGAGGAACCTACGAATAGCGTTGGAAACGTGACGGATGCGTCTGCCGAGGTTCGAAATTTGACCAACGACTCGAACGATGGTGTTGAATTGAACGTTAAAAGGAGAAATCTAATCTTCGCGGAACCTGGTTCGGGTCAGCCTAGAGCTGTGATCGTTCAGGAAGCTGTGCAGACTAGTTCCGTTAGCGTTAGCGAAGCTCTGGCCTCTGTCACGGGAAAGATGGGAAGCACTGCTGTCCTTGTTCCAGGTACTAACTACATCTTACCGATGAACCTTATGAAAGGAGGTCAACAGTTCACGATAGTGTCCAGTGGATCGAAGCTTCTGGCCACTGTACCAGCTACCGTTCGAACCACCGGGAACACTGGAGTTTCCAATACTCTGGTACTCCAATCGTTTCTGAATCAAGCCGGAAAGATCATCTCGCAACCGGCACAGGTGAAGCAGGTTAAGATACCCACTTTGCAAACATTATCGGGCAATCAAACTCTGGCTACCACTCAAAATGTACAAAACGCCTCGGTAGTGATCCCGCAGCCTGGAAATGGCGGCCAGTTTGCAGGAGACACAACCGTAGAGAAGAATAACATTATCGGTGACTTGACCATGGCGAAATCGGATCCTGTAAGTGGTACAGTTAGCGTCGAATCGACGACAAACGCTATCGTCGTGAACAAAAGCAATTCTACGATCGGTTTAATTCAACGTAATCTAAACGAGCCTGCGGAGAATCAACAGATATGCGGCGTGATCACGAGCAATCCGAACTTGGCTCTTCAGGGCACCCGATTATTCAATTCTTCTATACACAAATTGTCAACACCGACTCTGAAATCGGACAACGTGGTGTGTCTGGCACCCGCGGCAACGATCACGCATACAGCTGAGAAAAAGTCACCTCAAGAAAGTCAGTGTCACAACGAGAAGCCAGTTTCCATTCAGACTGGTGCTACGATCGCTCTTGCATTCACCACTCAGTCAGACGTGTCTATGCTGAACGATCCTCAGCAGCAAcaccaacagcaacaacagcagaaAGATACGAAGGAGGTATCCACGGAATTGATTCCTGGTGCTAAGATCATCTCCCCGAAGAcggtgaaaagaaaaatcgacGACACTATGG ATTCTATGTCTACGATAACGGTCGCAAGCAAACAGTCAACAGGAGGAATCGATAACGCGACACAGTTTCTGGTGACCGGTGGTCCGAGTAGCTCCGACAGTCAGGAGTCACCTGTACAACAGTCCACCGAGGGTATCGACGTATCGTGCAAAGTTGGGAACGGTTTGCTGTATGGAAACGCTAGATTACAAGAAGCCTGGGAACCCGAAGGCAAAGTATCGCCGGATACACCCTGGCGATACGTGCCAACCTCCACCAACTCCTTGAACATCGAACCTTTGAATTCAAGATATTCGGACAATTCGGACAATGTTCAAAGCGTTCTCCAAATCATCAACAAAGGTCAAGGTATCGAGATGGCGAGCGGGCAAATCTATCAGACAAACACGAAAAAGTATTTCATGAATCACACTTTAGAACCATTCCAACAGTACTCGAATAAGAGTAACGCTATGAAAACACAATTGAACCCTAGATTGGATCGGGAATTATTACAGCAGAAAATGGAGAGGAAAGCGGCAGCGATCGAGCGCGAGATGAGGCTGCAGAAAAGTCTATCCGAGGAATGCGAAGATTTAGGCGTTGACGAGCCAAGCACCAGTGATTTGTTCCCCGAGGCGGATCTACTGTTCGACACGAATCACTCGCCGTCCTTCGATCATTCTTCCCAGGATGCCTCCTGCAGTCAACCTCTAGGGATGAAATCGTACGGTAGTTCGTATTTTCGTTCTCTGGACTCGTCGAGCGGTAGCAGGGATGCCAGTCCAGTAGCCGATTTCAAAGCAAACGAGCGTAAAAAGAACAGCAACCAACGGACGAGAAATTCGAAAGACTGCTCCTCGAAGAGGTCGAAAAGAGACAAAGCGGAAGAGTTGCACTTGGAGAATCCGGCTAAACACATGCGTTTAACCCTGGATAATTTAAGTCAGGACGAGGCGTCGAACAGTACTTCCGACATCTCGAGGCTCTCGCCGACTAATCTAGGATCATTGGAGAGCGACTCGTTGAAGGACAATAGCAGAGTGAAGATGATCTCGAGGAATGGTTCGAAGGAAGGTTCACCTAGTAGCGTGTCTAGCATTCCATCTAACATGAAATTAGATATTGATCTAGATTCGGAATCGTTACCTCCTAGCATCAACGTGAATAACGCGTCAGCTGCTAGCTCGGGGGACGAAAGTTTAACCCTGCTGAGTGGCACTACCGCCGATGTAACCATACCATCTCCACTTTCGCCGATCGCTGGCCCGATGCTCTCGACGCACAAGTATACCTACACCAACAAGAAACGCATCGCATCGAAGGTAACGAGAATGGATTATCTCGCCTGGGAGAGTCCGATGTCCGAGAGGACGAGATCGAGCAGCGACGAAGAAGATTCGAGCGTTAGCGAGTCGATAGGTAGTCAACCGGAGGAGAACGCTTTGAGCAACGGTCTCGAGGACAGTGTGCAAAGTCTAAAATCGTTGTCGAGCGAACGACGTTGTAGCAGTTACTTCAAGAAAAAGGACAAGCTACAGGTGAACGCGAGGGTAGTGTTGAATCGAACAGATCACAAGGCTAGTAATCTGTCGAAACGTATAAAAGCGAACGAAACGATCCAGGATTCGGTGATGGTATCCAGTGATAAGGCTTCGGAACCTTCGGACGACGAGACGGGAAATATAGCTTTGGTAGAGCCTGACTGTCGCGCCAGACGATCCAGTTTGCGAGGACACGTTAAAAAAGGTTGCGCCTGTTGCAATGGATCTCCGGAAAGACCGAAGAAGAAATCGGTCAAGGCGGATCATTCGAGATTAAAGAAACGGCTATCGTCGAAACAGGCTGGAAAGAAAAGGTAG